A genome region from Sphingobium sp. WTD-1 includes the following:
- the fliE gene encoding flagellar hook-basal body complex protein FliE, with protein sequence MTGISPTDSVMAMRNAILQKNAALRDVASTGNVGSAGGAGATQGTAPGGFTDALNNALQQVNGLQTQAGDAASAFERGETTDIAAVMLAKQQASVSFEATLQVRNKLLSAYKDIMSMPV encoded by the coding sequence ATGACCGGTATCTCTCCCACCGACAGCGTGATGGCGATGCGCAATGCCATCCTGCAGAAGAACGCCGCGCTGCGCGACGTCGCCTCGACCGGCAATGTCGGTTCGGCTGGCGGCGCTGGCGCAACGCAGGGCACCGCGCCCGGCGGCTTCACCGATGCGCTCAACAACGCGCTCCAGCAGGTCAACGGCCTGCAGACCCAGGCCGGCGATGCCGCCTCGGCGTTCGAGCGGGGCGAAACCACCGATATCGCTGCGGTCATGCTGGCCAAGCAGCAGGCATCGGTCAGCTTCGAGGCGACCCTTCAGGTCCGCAACAAACTCCTGTCCGCCTACAAGGACATCATGAGCATGCCGGTCTAA
- a CDS encoding FliI/YscN family ATPase has protein sequence MIRAELAQAETLFEHLQVQNRQPRHVGRLVSHDAGMLEVTGFRRPIGSGARVLASDGSVCRAEVVGFRGERTLLVPLDADAPLENGIRVEPDSQANMVQVGEGLIGRVIDAMGQPLDRKGPIIAGGVWPLNGVKGNVLDRGRVTEPFDLGVRAVNALLTAGRGQRIAIIAGSGVGKSVLMGQMIAGAEADIVVTGLIGERGREVSDFLETKLKHAMHKSIVVAVPADHPPVLRLRAAARATAIAEYFRARGKKVLLLIDSLTRCAHAQREIGLALGEPPAMKGYPPSALALIPRLVERAGVDARTGGSITALYTVLADGDDTDDPIVDAARAIVDGHFVLSRSLSEQAIFPAIDIGKSLSRVMADVVPDEHRQAAAAYRRLWAAYEENRDLILMGAYRPGNDPVIDEAVQRRQEILNFIRQDQKSRIDLDTSANALIAEFGA, from the coding sequence ATGATCCGCGCCGAGTTGGCGCAGGCCGAAACCCTGTTCGAGCATCTTCAGGTCCAGAACCGCCAGCCGCGCCATGTCGGCCGTCTGGTCAGCCATGATGCCGGCATGCTGGAAGTCACCGGCTTCCGCCGTCCGATCGGCTCGGGTGCCCGCGTCCTGGCCAGCGACGGATCGGTCTGTCGCGCCGAAGTCGTCGGCTTTCGCGGGGAACGCACCCTGCTGGTGCCGCTCGACGCTGACGCGCCGCTGGAAAATGGCATTCGTGTCGAACCCGACAGCCAGGCCAATATGGTGCAGGTGGGCGAGGGGCTGATCGGCCGCGTCATCGACGCGATGGGCCAGCCGCTCGACCGCAAGGGGCCGATCATCGCCGGCGGCGTCTGGCCGCTCAACGGTGTGAAGGGCAATGTCCTCGATCGTGGCCGCGTGACCGAGCCGTTCGACCTTGGCGTGCGCGCGGTCAACGCGTTGCTGACCGCCGGGCGCGGCCAGCGCATCGCCATCATCGCCGGCTCGGGCGTCGGCAAGTCGGTGCTGATGGGGCAGATGATCGCGGGCGCGGAAGCGGACATCGTCGTCACCGGCCTGATCGGCGAGCGTGGTCGCGAGGTCAGCGACTTCCTCGAAACCAAGCTCAAGCATGCGATGCACAAGAGCATCGTGGTGGCCGTGCCGGCCGACCATCCGCCGGTGCTGCGCCTGCGCGCGGCCGCCCGTGCCACCGCCATCGCCGAATATTTCCGTGCCCGCGGCAAGAAGGTGCTGCTGCTGATCGACAGCCTCACGCGCTGCGCCCATGCCCAGCGCGAGATCGGCCTGGCGCTCGGCGAACCGCCGGCGATGAAGGGCTATCCGCCCTCGGCGCTGGCGCTGATCCCGCGTCTGGTCGAGCGGGCCGGCGTCGACGCTCGCACCGGCGGCTCGATCACTGCGCTCTACACCGTTCTCGCTGATGGCGACGACACCGACGATCCGATCGTCGATGCCGCCCGCGCGATTGTCGACGGCCATTTCGTGTTGTCGCGCAGCCTGTCGGAACAGGCGATCTTCCCGGCGATCGACATCGGCAAGTCCTTGTCGCGCGTGATGGCCGACGTCGTGCCGGACGAGCATCGCCAGGCAGCCGCCGCGTATCGCCGCCTCTGGGCCGCCTATGAGGAAAATCGCGACCTCATCCTGATGGGCGCCTATCGCCCCGGCAATGATCCGGTGATCGACGAGGCGGTGCAGCGTCGCCAGGAAATTCTGAACTTCATCCGCCAGGACCAGAAGAGCCGGATCGACCTTGATACCAGCGCCAACGCGTTGATCGCGGAGTTCGGCGCGTGA
- a CDS encoding FliH/SctL family protein, translated as MSKIWAAEASHDVSSVPMIGVGQVASNGFRSLYSALPGDVVAAPARAPIHAEPETDPIDEAHMAGFSQGFEEGYRAAGEDQANEIEARNRLTAALEMLAPAPSGSLSTMLSATVVRLVEQIVGEVQIDVDRLTQRCEAVAAFIDDSSDKSALHLHPDDVALLEGEQIGVPLVSDKSMQRGCVRLETADGWVEDGPDVRLARLRALMDDMEGKA; from the coding sequence TTGTCTAAGATCTGGGCCGCCGAAGCCAGCCACGACGTATCGAGCGTGCCGATGATCGGGGTTGGCCAGGTGGCCAGCAACGGCTTCCGCAGCCTTTATTCGGCGCTGCCCGGCGACGTCGTCGCGGCGCCCGCCCGCGCGCCGATCCATGCCGAACCGGAGACCGATCCGATCGACGAAGCCCATATGGCGGGCTTCTCGCAGGGTTTCGAGGAAGGCTATCGCGCCGCCGGTGAGGATCAGGCGAACGAGATCGAGGCGCGCAACCGCCTGACCGCCGCGCTCGAAATGCTGGCGCCGGCGCCCAGCGGCAGCCTGTCGACCATGTTGTCGGCCACGGTTGTTCGCCTGGTCGAACAGATTGTCGGCGAAGTGCAGATCGACGTTGATCGGCTGACCCAGCGTTGCGAAGCGGTCGCCGCCTTCATCGATGACAGCAGCGACAAGAGCGCGCTGCATCTGCATCCCGATGACGTCGCGCTGCTCGAAGGCGAGCAGATCGGCGTGCCGCTGGTATCGGACAAGAGCATGCAGCGCGGCTGCGTGCGCCTCGAAACCGCCGATGGCTGGGTCGAGGATGGCCCGGACGTTCGTCTGGCGCGCCTGCGCGCCCTGATGGACGACATGGAGGGTAAGGCATGA
- the fliF gene encoding flagellar basal-body MS-ring/collar protein FliF, giving the protein MSENALTIDGGSAAAPALPAVTGASFGNAKGVDALKARFAGFIKQPAVAKSLPLLGLLGTVAVAGAAWLALREPPQRDLFRGLPDGDKSAVAQVLDQNGIKYDFDNAGGMTVGEGDYFKAKMMLAAQGLPKSAPDGNSMIDSLPMGASRAVENEKLRGARETDLARTIEAIDSVESAKVHLAVEAPSVFLRERTKPSASVMLRLSQGRTLTDAQVSAIVHLVASSIPELNPEDISVVDQNGRLLSNNDGNAADDRQLAIQTRIEDRYRQSVVALLTPILGDGKFSAEVHAELNFAERQATRESFPQDEARLRAEQGSWSSDERGQKAGEASGIPGALSNQAPVNPTVTQTNPNGQAVTQGQTAQQQPATPGLPPMKTEETFNRSFELGREVSVTKDAVGTVKRLSVAVALDTGADGKPRSAQEIAALEALVKGAVGFDQARGDVVALSARSFAKAEEVKAPWYEADWMSPLIRNVSALLVALLVIFGIGRPLLKRRAAAQEAKVVETAEAGQRLGREISGELTKQATENPDPSRPVTLDMISSTYDYAQRADLIRNFVKQDPDRAALVVRDLLKEGKKENA; this is encoded by the coding sequence ATGAGCGAGAACGCACTCACCATCGACGGCGGCTCGGCCGCTGCCCCGGCCCTCCCGGCCGTCACCGGTGCCAGCTTCGGCAATGCCAAGGGCGTCGACGCGCTCAAGGCGCGCTTCGCCGGCTTCATCAAGCAGCCGGCCGTGGCCAAGAGCCTGCCGCTGCTCGGCCTGCTCGGCACCGTCGCGGTCGCCGGCGCGGCCTGGCTGGCCCTGCGCGAACCGCCGCAGCGCGACCTGTTTCGCGGCCTGCCCGATGGCGACAAGTCTGCCGTCGCCCAGGTGCTGGACCAGAATGGCATCAAGTACGACTTCGACAATGCCGGCGGCATGACCGTTGGCGAGGGCGATTATTTCAAGGCGAAGATGATGCTCGCCGCCCAGGGCCTGCCCAAGAGCGCGCCCGACGGCAACAGCATGATCGACAGCCTGCCGATGGGGGCCAGCCGCGCCGTGGAGAATGAGAAGCTGCGCGGCGCCCGCGAGACCGATCTCGCCCGCACGATCGAGGCGATCGACAGCGTTGAGAGCGCCAAGGTCCATCTCGCGGTCGAAGCGCCCAGCGTCTTCCTGCGCGAACGCACCAAGCCCTCCGCCTCGGTGATGCTGCGCCTGTCGCAGGGCCGCACGCTCACCGACGCGCAGGTCAGCGCCATCGTCCATCTCGTCGCCTCGTCGATCCCGGAACTGAACCCGGAAGATATTTCGGTCGTCGACCAGAATGGCCGCCTGCTCAGCAATAATGACGGCAATGCCGCCGACGATCGCCAGCTCGCCATCCAGACCCGGATCGAGGATCGCTATCGCCAGTCGGTCGTCGCGCTGCTGACCCCGATCCTGGGCGACGGCAAATTTTCGGCCGAGGTTCATGCCGAACTGAACTTCGCCGAACGCCAGGCGACCCGCGAAAGCTTCCCCCAAGACGAGGCACGCCTGCGTGCCGAACAGGGCAGCTGGTCGTCGGACGAGCGGGGCCAGAAGGCTGGCGAGGCATCGGGCATTCCCGGCGCGCTCAGCAACCAGGCGCCGGTCAACCCGACCGTGACCCAGACCAACCCGAACGGCCAGGCCGTGACGCAGGGCCAGACCGCGCAGCAGCAGCCGGCCACGCCGGGCCTGCCGCCGATGAAGACCGAGGAAACCTTCAACCGCAGCTTCGAGCTGGGCCGTGAAGTGTCGGTCACCAAGGATGCGGTCGGCACCGTCAAGCGTCTGTCGGTCGCCGTCGCGCTCGACACCGGCGCTGATGGCAAGCCGCGCTCTGCCCAGGAAATCGCCGCGCTGGAAGCGCTGGTGAAGGGCGCCGTCGGCTTTGACCAGGCCCGTGGCGACGTCGTCGCCCTGTCGGCCCGCAGCTTCGCCAAGGCCGAAGAGGTCAAGGCCCCCTGGTATGAGGCCGACTGGATGTCGCCGCTGATCCGCAATGTCTCGGCCCTGCTGGTCGCGCTGCTGGTGATCTTCGGCATCGGCCGCCCGCTGCTCAAGCGCCGCGCCGCCGCCCAGGAAGCGAAGGTCGTGGAGACCGCCGAAGCCGGGCAGCGCCTGGGGCGCGAAATCTCGGGCGAACTGACCAAGCAGGCGACCGAAAATCCTGATCCCAGCCGTCCGGTGACGCTCGACATGATCTCGTCCACCTATGACTATGCTCAGCGCGCCGACCTGATCCGCAATTTCGTCAAGCAGGACCCCGATCGCGCCGCCCTCGTGGTTCGCGACCTTCTGAAGGAAGGGAAGAAGGAAAATGCCTGA
- a CDS encoding glucan biosynthesis protein yields MTMIDRRALIAASGAALLLPRPALSQARNDRFSWDGIIAMAQKLARAPFAETPPNPVAAKVGYDQMHQARFRDEKTIWGDLPGDTGLRLFPLSGTAQQPVQIALVDKGVATPLRYDPAMFETPDGNAVADLGPDAGYAGFRIMNAKRDGDWLSFLGASYFRAPGPTKQFGLSARAIAINTSIPGKEEFPRFTHFWLERTGDSSVTVYALLDGASITGAFRFVNRLGSKGVTQDVTAALFPRRPIPELGLMAMTSMFWYDEAHRTKGTDWRPEIHDSDLLSIASADGSAQARPLVNPSVPRVDGFAETSPKGFGLLQRDRSFDHYQDDGVYYDRRPSLWATPSAPLGAGQVRLYTFPTDSEYTDNVCAYWTPAKAARPGSRIDAAYRLDWTADRAPAGNNLAIVQAVWRGRGDEAGVERLVIDFAGLPADAKPELWTDIGNGTIVKKGGYPVLGQAGLYRVAIDIRKSGDKAADIRVQLRSGNRAFSEYVHYPIGA; encoded by the coding sequence ATGACCATGATCGACCGGCGCGCCTTGATCGCTGCTTCGGGCGCAGCGCTGCTGCTCCCCCGCCCTGCCCTTTCCCAAGCCAGAAACGACCGTTTCTCCTGGGATGGCATCATCGCCATGGCACAGAAGCTGGCGCGCGCGCCCTTTGCCGAAACCCCGCCCAATCCGGTCGCCGCCAAGGTCGGCTATGACCAGATGCACCAGGCCCGGTTCCGCGACGAGAAGACGATCTGGGGCGACCTGCCCGGCGACACCGGCCTCCGCCTATTCCCGCTGAGCGGCACGGCCCAGCAGCCGGTGCAGATCGCGCTGGTGGACAAGGGCGTGGCGACGCCGCTGCGTTATGATCCTGCCATGTTCGAGACGCCGGACGGCAATGCCGTCGCGGACCTTGGCCCGGACGCGGGCTATGCCGGCTTCCGCATCATGAATGCCAAGCGCGACGGCGACTGGCTGTCCTTCCTGGGTGCCAGCTATTTCCGCGCGCCCGGCCCGACCAAGCAGTTCGGCCTGTCCGCCCGCGCGATCGCGATCAACACCAGCATTCCGGGCAAGGAGGAATTTCCCCGCTTCACCCATTTCTGGCTGGAGCGGACCGGCGACAGCAGCGTCACCGTCTATGCCCTGCTCGACGGGGCGTCGATCACCGGCGCCTTCCGTTTCGTCAACCGGCTTGGCTCCAAGGGGGTGACACAGGACGTGACCGCCGCCCTCTTCCCGCGCCGGCCGATCCCCGAACTGGGCCTGATGGCGATGACCAGCATGTTCTGGTATGACGAGGCGCACCGGACCAAGGGCACCGACTGGCGCCCGGAAATCCATGATTCCGACCTGCTCTCCATTGCCAGTGCCGATGGCAGCGCGCAGGCCCGTCCGTTGGTGAACCCGTCCGTCCCGCGCGTCGATGGCTTTGCCGAGACCAGCCCCAAGGGCTTTGGCCTGTTGCAGCGCGACCGCAGTTTCGACCATTATCAGGATGACGGCGTCTATTATGACCGTCGCCCCTCGCTATGGGCGACGCCGTCTGCGCCGCTGGGCGCGGGACAGGTGCGGCTCTACACCTTCCCGACCGACAGCGAATATACCGACAATGTCTGCGCCTATTGGACACCGGCCAAGGCCGCACGTCCCGGCAGCCGGATCGACGCCGCCTATCGGCTGGACTGGACGGCGGACCGGGCGCCGGCCGGCAACAATCTGGCGATCGTGCAGGCGGTCTGGCGCGGCCGTGGTGACGAAGCCGGGGTCGAACGGCTGGTGATCGACTTTGCCGGCCTGCCCGCCGACGCGAAGCCCGAACTGTGGACCGACATCGGCAATGGCACCATCGTCAAGAAGGGCGGATATCCGGTGCTGGGCCAGGCGGGATTGTATCGCGTGGCGATCGACATCCGCAAATCGGGCGACAAGGCGGCGGATATCCGGGTCCAACTTCGCTCTGGCAATCGCGCGTTCAGTGAATATGTGCATTATCCGATAGGCGCATGA
- a CDS encoding sigma-54 dependent transcriptional regulator translates to MSSLDVSRGVCALVPGLQHWLENALYTVRIVDAQSPRERDSRRVLLATEIGHATHRDILISLIDGKPSLVPVANGLPARVAFGLEDMGFAFALIAELARPASVPAVGDAASARLMTLAGRVARSDATVLIQGDTGTGKEGMARFLHTQSGRVTHDFIAVNCAALPETMMEAMLFGHKKGSFTGASNASDGLFLAADGGTLFLDEIAELPLALQAKLLRALQEGEVLPVGATHPVPVNVRIVAACNRNLADEVAAGRFREDLYWRLNVMALELRPLAERPGDIAAIAAAMLLRHQDAGKDGFVWPTAAALDKLAAHRWQGNARELGNVLQRALVLRDGERIEADDLHIAGAPQPLRIVSAAPVAAVAAAPAEPIRLRDVAHHSKLEAIRTALRETDGHRAAAARKLGISERTLRYRLAEMRELAAA, encoded by the coding sequence ATGTCATCGCTTGACGTGAGCCGTGGGGTCTGCGCGCTCGTTCCGGGCTTGCAGCACTGGCTCGAAAATGCCTTGTACACGGTGCGGATCGTGGATGCGCAGAGCCCGCGTGAGCGGGATAGCCGCCGCGTCCTGCTCGCGACCGAGATCGGCCATGCCACCCACCGCGATATCCTCATCAGCCTGATCGACGGCAAGCCGTCGCTGGTGCCGGTGGCCAATGGCCTGCCCGCCCGCGTCGCCTTTGGCCTCGAAGACATGGGCTTTGCCTTCGCGCTGATCGCCGAGCTGGCCCGCCCGGCTTCGGTCCCGGCGGTTGGCGATGCCGCCAGCGCCCGCCTGATGACGCTGGCCGGTCGGGTGGCCCGCAGCGATGCCACCGTCCTGATCCAGGGCGATACCGGCACCGGCAAGGAAGGCATGGCGCGCTTCCTTCATACCCAGTCCGGCCGGGTCACCCATGACTTCATCGCCGTCAACTGCGCCGCGCTGCCCGAAACCATGATGGAAGCCATGCTGTTCGGCCACAAGAAGGGCAGCTTCACCGGCGCATCCAATGCCTCGGACGGCCTGTTCCTGGCCGCTGACGGCGGCACCCTGTTCCTCGACGAAATCGCCGAGCTGCCCCTCGCGCTCCAGGCCAAGCTGCTGCGTGCCCTCCAGGAAGGCGAAGTGCTGCCGGTCGGCGCCACCCATCCGGTGCCGGTCAATGTCCGCATCGTCGCCGCCTGCAACCGCAACCTGGCCGATGAAGTCGCCGCCGGCCGCTTCCGCGAAGACCTTTATTGGCGCCTCAATGTCATGGCGCTGGAACTGCGCCCGCTGGCCGAACGTCCCGGCGACATCGCCGCGATCGCCGCCGCTATGCTGCTGCGCCACCAGGATGCCGGCAAGGACGGCTTTGTCTGGCCGACTGCCGCCGCGCTCGACAAGCTGGCCGCGCATCGCTGGCAGGGCAATGCCCGCGAGCTGGGCAATGTGCTGCAGCGCGCCTTGGTGCTGCGCGATGGCGAGCGTATCGAGGCCGACGACCTGCACATCGCCGGCGCGCCGCAGCCGCTGCGTATCGTTTCGGCCGCGCCGGTCGCCGCAGTCGCTGCCGCGCCGGCCGAACCGATCCGCCTGCGCGACGTCGCCCATCATTCCAAGCTGGAAGCGATCCGCACCGCCCTGCGCGAGACCGACGGCCATCGCGCCGCCGCCGCCCGCAAGCTGGGCATTTCCGAACGCACGCTGCGCTATCGGCTCGCCGAGATGCGCGAGCTGGCTGCGGCTTAA
- the fliG gene encoding flagellar motor switch protein FliG, with the protein MPEIVPGRPEALKGSAAAAVLLMLFDEDEAAQILSRLEPEEVRQLGYAMYDVQDVDPEEVNEALDHFVTKAKKRTTIGYGATRHIRGAMTKALGEERAETILARITPPTRSTQLEMLKWMDAKEVAVLIEMEHPQIMAIVLAHLEAPVAADVLQLLPVEYQEEIVYRIATLGPVSNEALDDLEQLLLRGPVNKQGAASQRGGTVEAAAIMNNVRKDNEQRIMKAVAKRDKMIAQTIEEEMFVFDNLIDMDDKNLGTLMRTVDSQVLVVALKGANDMLKAKIFSCMSARAAQAIADEIEERGPIRLAEVIDAQKLIIATARRMADAGTIMLGGKGNDFV; encoded by the coding sequence ATGCCTGAGATCGTCCCCGGCCGTCCCGAGGCGCTCAAGGGCAGCGCCGCCGCCGCCGTCCTGCTGATGCTGTTCGATGAGGATGAGGCCGCCCAGATCCTGTCGCGCCTGGAGCCCGAAGAAGTCCGTCAGCTCGGCTATGCCATGTATGACGTGCAGGATGTCGATCCGGAGGAAGTGAACGAGGCACTCGACCATTTCGTCACCAAGGCCAAGAAGCGCACCACCATCGGCTATGGCGCGACCCGCCATATCCGCGGCGCGATGACCAAGGCTCTGGGCGAGGAACGGGCCGAAACCATCCTGGCCCGCATCACCCCGCCGACCCGCTCCACCCAGCTGGAAATGCTGAAGTGGATGGACGCCAAGGAAGTCGCGGTACTGATCGAGATGGAGCATCCGCAGATCATGGCGATCGTGCTGGCGCATCTGGAGGCGCCGGTGGCCGCCGACGTGCTGCAACTGCTGCCGGTCGAATATCAGGAAGAGATCGTCTACCGTATCGCCACGCTCGGCCCGGTGTCGAACGAGGCGCTGGACGATCTGGAGCAGCTGCTGCTGCGCGGTCCGGTCAACAAGCAGGGTGCGGCGTCGCAGCGCGGCGGCACGGTCGAAGCGGCCGCGATCATGAACAATGTCCGCAAGGACAATGAGCAGCGCATCATGAAGGCCGTCGCCAAGCGCGACAAGATGATCGCGCAGACCATCGAAGAGGAAATGTTCGTCTTCGATAACCTGATCGACATGGATGATAAGAATCTGGGCACGCTCATGCGCACCGTCGACAGCCAGGTGCTGGTCGTGGCGCTCAAGGGTGCGAACGACATGCTCAAGGCTAAGATTTTCAGCTGCATGTCGGCCCGCGCCGCGCAGGCGATCGCCGACGAGATCGAGGAACGCGGCCCGATCCGCCTGGCCGAAGTCATCGACGCGCAGAAGCTGATCATCGCCACCGCCCGCCGCATGGCGGATGCCGGCACCATCATGCTGGGTGGCAAGGGGAACGACTTTGTCTAA
- a CDS encoding flagellin, producing the protein MTVIGTNSSALRATNASTSASKALSTAMERLSTGKRINSAKDDAAGLAIASSMTSQIKGMTQGIRNANDGISLAQTAEGALGEVTNMLQRMRELTVQAGNDTNDDTAKGNIKSEIDQLATQIGKVLSDTSFNGIKLFDGSAGPAADGKINIQAGANSSDAIEIDLGDVQGDADVAAAVTGGATTTALDVTDAGFDVGAALDLYDSALKAIDTSRANLGAVQNRLESTVNTLTANVTNLTDAKSRIEDADFSTETTALAKAQILSQASTAMLAQANQSQQNVMKLIQ; encoded by the coding sequence ATGACTGTTATCGGAACCAACTCGTCGGCGCTGCGGGCCACCAATGCTTCGACCTCCGCCAGCAAGGCCCTGTCCACCGCCATGGAGCGCCTGTCGACCGGCAAGCGCATCAACTCGGCCAAGGACGACGCCGCCGGCCTCGCCATCGCTTCGTCGATGACCTCGCAGATCAAGGGCATGACCCAGGGCATCCGCAACGCCAATGACGGCATCAGCCTGGCGCAGACCGCAGAAGGCGCACTGGGCGAAGTCACCAACATGCTGCAGCGCATGCGTGAACTGACCGTCCAGGCCGGCAACGACACCAACGACGACACCGCCAAGGGCAACATCAAGTCGGAAATCGACCAGCTCGCCACCCAGATCGGCAAGGTTCTGTCGGACACCAGCTTCAACGGCATCAAGCTGTTCGACGGTTCGGCCGGCCCCGCCGCTGACGGCAAGATCAACATCCAGGCTGGCGCCAACTCCAGCGACGCGATCGAAATCGACCTGGGCGACGTGCAGGGTGACGCGGATGTCGCCGCAGCGGTGACCGGCGGTGCGACCACGACCGCTCTCGACGTCACGGATGCCGGTTTCGATGTCGGCGCAGCGCTCGACCTCTACGACTCCGCTCTGAAGGCGATCGACACCTCGCGCGCCAATCTCGGTGCGGTGCAGAACCGCCTGGAATCGACCGTCAACACGCTGACCGCGAACGTCACCAACCTGACCGACGCCAAGAGCCGCATCGAAGACGCCGATTTCTCGACCGAAACCACTGCGCTCGCCAAGGCCCAGATCCTGAGCCAGGCATCGACCGCGATGCTGGCCCAGGCCAACCAGAGCCAGCAGAACGTCATGAAGCTGATCCAGTAA